The proteins below come from a single Metarhizium brunneum chromosome 1, complete sequence genomic window:
- the TRM1 gene encoding tRNA (guanine(26)-N(2))-dimethyltransferase, whose amino-acid sequence MADEAPPVHIIERDGKQFKTITEGKATILVPHETKAGQDTTEEQQVFYNPIQQYNRDLSTLVVKVYGEMLLEKRVEAFNSKNVKQGKKRKRDEIEQDNEEATTQATEQQQLEKEKAENGHTYKPSFKILDALSASGLRALRYALEIPFVTSVTANDLSASAAESIAVNADHNGVAGKFTVTNDDALALMYRSIASDLSRRDKRGNPSKSHKFDVIDLDPYGTAAPFFDAAVQSVRDDGGLLVITCTDSAVWAGHSYCEKTFSLYGGVPVKGMHSHEAALRLILNAVATSGARYGIAIEPMLSLSIDFYTKVFIRVTKSPSAVKFLGAKTMLVYSCDQGCGSWETQPILKSRPFPNKKGIGSFYKHTMAQGPSTDRLCQHCGFKMHVSGPMYGGRIHNQDFIHRMLDEIPKASPETYGTLSRLEGMLRTALEEYIPGPELPTDVDPKDAEAAVVDHTPFFFIPGKVSSILSCSTPTDDMFRGALMHLGYQAGRSHCRPGSIKTDAPWSTIWWVLTEWIRQKSPVKVSKFKESMPGWKILYDAGIVGHENAKSDGSQGPESIDIKMEGTEQQQQQQKDEKVLERTEAEDNAGEKKEPLTEEELRKTLVFDDALIQLGRQKGTRYMRYQVNPHKYWGPMTRAKG is encoded by the coding sequence ATGGCGGACGAAGCGCCCCCAGTGCACATCATTGAGCGGGACGGTAAGCAGTTCAAGACCATCACAGAGGGAAAAGCTACGATTCTGGTTCCCCATGAAACGAAAGCCGGCCAAGACACGACTGAGGAACAGCAAGTCTTCTACAATCCAATACAGCAGTACAATCGCGACTTGTCGACGCTGGTAGTCAAGGTGTATGGGGAGATGCTATTGGAGAAGCGAGTTGAAGCTTTCAACTCAAAAAATGTAAAACAAGGCAAGAAGCGAAAGCGAGATGAGATAGAACAAGACAACGAAGAAGCAACCACACAAGCCacggagcagcagcaactagagaaagaaaaggcgGAAAATGGCCACACATACAAGCCTTCATTCAAGATCCTTGACGCCTTATCAGCATCGGGCTTGAGAGCTTTGAGATATGCCCTGGAAATTCCTTTTGTTACATCTGTTACCGCCAATGACCTGTCTGCCTCCGCTGCGGAATCAATAGCAGTCAATGCCGACCACAATGGTGTAGCGGGTAAATTTACCGTCACTAATGATGACGCCCTAGCCCTCATGTACCGGTCTATTGCGTCGGATCTTTCGAGAAGAGATAAACGCGGCAACCCTAGCAAATCACACAAGTTTGATGTTATCGACCTCGACCCGTATGGAACAGCTGCTCCGTTTTTTGACGCCGCTGTCCAGTCTGTtcgtgatgatggtggcCTGCTTGTCATCACCTGTACAGACAGTGCCGTCTGGGCCGGCCACAGCTATTGCGAAAAAACCTTTTCCTTGTATGGCGGTGTCCCTGTCAAAGGAATGCACTCCCACGAGGCAGCCTTGCGCCTTATCCTGAACGCCGTCGCAACTTCTGGAGCGCGATACGGTATCGCAATTGAGCCCATGTTGTCGCTATCGATTGATTTCTATACAAAGGTCTTTATCAGAGTCACGAAATCACCGTCGGCGGTCAAGTTTTTGGGAGCGAAAACGATGTTGGTGTATAGTTGCGACCAAGGCTGCGGTTCTTGGGAGACGCAACCAATCCTCAAGAGCCGGCCATTCCCCAATAAAAAGGGAATCGGATCCTTCTACAAGCACACAATGGCTCAAGGCCCGAGTACTGATCGCCTTTGCCAGCATTGCGGCTTCAAGATGCATGTCAGCGGACCCATGTATGGCGGTAGGATCCATAACCAGGACTTTATTCACCGTATGCTCGACGAAATACCCAAGGCATCCCCGGAGACATATGGAACATTGTCTCGTTTGGAGGGTATGTTGCGGACTGCCTTGGAGGAATACATACCGGGACCTGAACTGCCCACGGATGTCGACCCTAAAGACGCAGAAGCTGCGGTCGTTGACCACACGCCATTCTTCTTTATCCCTGGAAAGGTCTCGAGCATTTTATCGTGTTCCACCCCGACTGATGACATGTTTCGAGGCGCACTCATGCATCTGGGCTATCAAGCGGGTAGAAGCCACTGCCGCCCAGGCAGCATCAAGACTGACGCGCCATGGTCAACTATTTGGTGGGTTTTGACAGAGTGGATCAGGCAAAAGTCACCAGTAAAAGTGTCCAAATTCAAGGAGTCCATGCCTGGATGGAAGATTCTCTATGACGCTGGAATTGTTGGGCACGAAAATGCGAAGTCGGACGGTAGCCAAGGGCCGGAGAGCATCGACATCAAGATGGAAGGCACcgaacagcaacagcaacagcaaaagGACGAGAAGGTGCTAGAAAGGACTGAAGCAGAGGACAATGCcggggaaaagaaagagcCGCTGACTGAAGAAGAGTTGCGAAAGACGCTCGTATTTGATGACGCTTTGATACAGCTTGGTCGTCAGAAAGGCACTCGGTACATGAGGTACCAGGTCAACCCTCACAAGTATTGGGGCCCCATGACAAGAGCCAAGGGTTGA
- the glcA_1 gene encoding Glucan endo-1,3-beta-glucosidase A1: MLGHAASVMAIFAQLVLSAGQAPHGRVAKAAPNTPAGFSNCIFYDDFDGDEDSLPDASRWTIDLGTRYDGGPAQWGTGEIETYTDDWQNIRITADGTLKITPVRGHGNSWTSSRIETTADWDFACARGERLRVEARIKLGDNPEGRSLGIWPAFWTLGSEYRGNYQNWPAVGEIDILESVNGLRKIWHVAHCGTNPGGVCNEPNGLGHITEPFERGVWHTIAWEVDRSGDDEESMRWYVDEHLQWTLWEDDVRDAGAWHAMAANSKMILLNVAVGGGFPNGVSGITTPTSDTLDGDGASMEVDYVAVYLEGGW; this comes from the coding sequence ATGTTGGGCCACGCCGCTTCTGTCATGGCGATATTCGCACAGCTCGTCTTGAGCGCGGGCCAGGCGCCACACGGCCGCGTCGCCAAAGCCGCCCCCAACACCCCCGCGGGATTCTCGAACTGCATCTTCTACGACGACTTCGACGGGGACGAGGACTCGCTGCCCGACGCGTCGAGATGGACCATCGACCTGGGCACGCGGTACGACGGGGGGCCCGCGCAATGGGGCACCGGCGAGATCGAGACGTACACGGACGACTGGCAGAACATCCGCATCACGGCCGACGGCACGCTCAAGATCACGCCCGtccgcggccacggcaacTCGTGGACCTCGTCGCGCATCGAGACCACGGCCGACTGGGACTTTGCCTGCGCGCGCGGCGAGCGCCTCCGCGTCGAGGCCCGGATCAAGCTGGGCGACAACCCCGAGGGCAGGTCGCTCGGCATCTGGCCCGCGTTCTGGACCCTGGGCTCCGAGTACCGCGGCAACTACCAGAACTGGCCGGCCGTGGGGGAGATTGACATTCTCGAGAGCGTCAACGGCCTCCGTAAGATCTGGCACGTCGCCCACTGCGGCACGAACCCGGGCGGCGTGTGCAACGAGcccaatggccttggccacaTCACCGAACCTTTTGAGCGGGGGGTCTGGCACACGATTGCGTGGGAGGTGGACCGgtcgggcgacgacgaggagtcGATGCGCTGGTACGTGGATGAGCATCTGCAGTGGACGCTGTGGGAGGACGATGTGCGCGATGCCGGTGCGTGgcacgccatggccgcgaaTAGCAAGATGATCCTGTTGAATGTTGCTGTTGGCGGCGGGTTTCCCAACGGTGTCTCGGGCATCACGACGCCCACGTCCGACACTcttgatggcgatggcgcgAGCATGGAGGTTGATTATGTGGCTGTTTACCTGGAGGgagggtggtga
- the SPO7 gene encoding Sporulation-specific protein SPO7 — protein MADDIDSIVKGAPVSAANIKTTSGPTPIAPAGGKQGDPLNHAPSSPSMVYLNLLILEASLRAQFLELRARRRHHTFFLMLLTLWVAFFGYKLYFAPREDGRGVGGSIYWALEGAQKVCFMGGIITAILVWGTGIWDRGIRWPRRWFAISNRGLRGFNCKLVIIRRPWWAEALSTIGFFLTYGLFSHTASSSYRHVEPWLLRETERELQLSAEGHPMLVLPHDDEEKGGHEEDLAPGGDYVKLLLLPKPFSPTFRENWELYRTEYWERENERRALLRKKVKEHDRSLAKQTYGWLWWLPWRQTPQRKPQSHKTLHRHSSSEKVRRNRGGSVRRPSTSSSRSQTPTLDLDDGQLGRRPSSASEKRRKKQSSISMSKSKRSGTDSRSVTPEAPSPLTKEATISTEGSSTEGSGRVLRSAGQKSGRSSPEPEKTGS, from the coding sequence GCCGACGACATCGATTCCATTGTCAAGGGCGCCCCCGTCAGTGCGGCAAACATCAAGACCACATCCGGCCCGACCCCCATCGCACCCGCCGGTGGCAAGCAGGGCGACCCTCTCAACCACGCGCCGAGCTCTCCGTCCATGGTCTACCTGAATCTCCTCATTCTCGAGGCTTCCCTGCGAGCCCAATTCCTCGAACTTCGGGCTAGAAGACGCCACCATACCTTCTTCCTGATGCTGCTGACGCTGTGGGTCGCCTTCTTTGGCTACAAGCTGTACTTTGCCCCTCGCGAGgacggccgcggcgtcgGAGGCTCCATCTATTGGGCATTGGAAGGTGCTCAGAAGGTGTGCTTTAtgggcggcatcatcacggCTATTTTGGTCTGGGGAACCGGCATCTGGGACCGCGGCATCCGTTGGCCGCGCCGGTGGTTCGCAATATCAAACAGGGGCCTGCGTGGCTTCAACTGCAAGCTTGTCATTATACGCCGTCCGTGGTGGGCCGAGGCTCTGTCGACAATTGGTTTCTTCCTGACGTATGGCCTGTTTTCGCACACGGCAAGCTCGTCATACCGCCATGTCGAGCCTTGGCTGTTGCGGGAGACGGAAAGGGAGCTCCAGCTGTCTGCCGAGGGCCATCCAATGCTGGTGCTTCCacacgacgacgaggaaaaAGGTGGACATGAGGAGGACCTGGCCCCCGGAGGTGACTACGTCAAGCTCCTCCTACTACCTAAGCCATTCTCACCGACCTTTCGAGAGAACTGGGAACTGTACCGCACCGAATATTGGGAGAGAGAAAACGAGCGACGCGCACTGTTACGGAAAAAGGTCAAGGAACATGATCGCAGCCTGGCCAAGCAGACATACGGTTGGTTGTGGTGGCTGCCATGGAGGCAAACTCCCCAGCGCAAACCTCAGTCACACAAGACTCTGCACCGCCACTCCAGCAGCGAGAAAGTGCGAAGGaaccgcggcggcagcgtaCGCCGTCCGTCAACAAGCTCGTCCCGAAGTCAAACACCCACATTGGACTTGGACgatggccagctcggccgccgtcccAGCTCTGCGTCAGAAAAGCGCCGGAAGAAGCAATCGTCTATTTCCATGTCCAAGTCGAAACGGTCCGGAACAGATTCCCGTTCAGTCACGCCAGAAGCACCGTCGCCCCTGACAAAGGAGGCCACCATTTCCACTGAGGGGTCTTCTACCGAAGGCAGCGGACGGGTTTTGCGCAGTGCGGGACAAAAGTCTGGAAGGAGCTCTCCGGAACCAGAGAAGACGGGTTCATAG